The Leishmania mexicana MHOM/GT/2001/U1103 complete genome, chromosome 32 genomic interval TCTGTCGCAGTGGAAGTCTGTCGCGCGCTTGCCTCTCCCTGCTTCGTACCTGGACAAGGAGTTGTGCTTTCAGCTCCTCGACTGTTGCCAGACAAAAGGAAACCCGGATGAAACGGTGTCACGTGTTCGTCATAGCgaggtgccggtggtgcGTCTCTACGGAGTCACCGCCGAGGGATTCAGTGTCTTGGTTCACTGCTACAACTACGAGCCGTATTTGTGGATTGAGGCGCCACCGAACTGGGTGGATGTACATTCTCAAGGGCTTATGCGGGAGCTTAACAACCAGCTTAGCAACCAGACTCGCCTACAAGACACTGTTGTGCGAGTggaggcgcaccagcgccgcagtCTCATGTACTTCAAAGGTGGCCAGCTGGTGCCACATCTAAAGATcgtcgtgcagctgccgcagcacatccCAAAGCTGCGCAGTCTCCTATGCGACCGCGGCGTCTCGTGCCCTGGGGTGTGGGATGGGACTCGCATCTTCCAGACTTTCGAGTCGAACGTGATTTTCCCGCTGCGCTTCCTCGTCGACAACGACATTGGCGGCAGCAACTGGCTGACGCTGACCTACGGCAAGTTCTTCGCGTGCTCGGCCAAGACGTCGACCTGTCAGATTGAGGTGGCGTGTTCGCACGAGGATGTGCAGAACCACGAACCACTCGGGGACTACTTGTCCATCGCGCCTTTCCGCATCCTCTCTATCGACATCGAGTGCCAAGGCCGTAAAGGGCTCTTCCCTGAGCCGGAGCATGACCCTGTCATTCAGATTGCCAACCACTGCGTTGAGTACGGGCACGAGTCAGAGCCGCTCACGAAGACCATCTTCACCCTGAAGAGCTGCGCACCGATTGCGGGGGCGCAAGTGCTCTCATACGAaacggaggcggagatgctgcTGGCATGGGCCACCTTCATGAAAGCGCTGGACCCCGACATCCTGACGGGCTACAACATCTGCAATTTCGATTTCCCATACCTGCTGAACCGCGCCGCAGCCCTGAAGGCCAGCGACGCATTTCACTACTGGGGCAGACAAGTTCACGAGCGGACGGTGGCGCGCGACAAGAAGTTCCAATCCAAGCAGATGGGCAACCGCGAGTATACGGAGCTGACCTTGGAGGGGCGCATCATTATGGATGCGATGGTGGTGATCCAGCGCGACTACAAGCTGCGCTCCTACTCACTCAACTCGGTATCACAGAACTTTCTCGGGGAGCAGAAGGAGGATGTGCACCACTCCATCATCTCAGATctccagcacggcgacgaggagacgcgccgtcgcctcgcTGTGTACTGCCTGAAGGATGCGTTCCTTCCTGTGAAGCTGCTGGATCGGCTCATGTGCATCGTGAACAACGTGGAGATGGCACGCGTAACGGGTGTGCCGGTGGGGTGGCTGCTGGAGCGTGGCCAGCAAATCAAGGTTTTCTCCATGCTCCTGCGCAAGGCCCAGAAGAAGAAGCTGGTGGTGCCGACGGTCGAGTACACAGGCGGCAGCGATCGCGGCTACGAAGGCGCCACCGTCATCGACCCGATCAAAGGCTTCTACAACTGCCCCGTCGCAACGCTCGACTTCGCGTCGCTGTATCCGTCCATCATAATCGCACACAACCTGTGTTACTCAACATTGGTGCGCCCGGCGGACGCGAGGCTGTACCCGGAAGACTCCCTCGATCGATCGCCCACGTCGGACATCTTTGTGAAAAAAGAGGTCTTCCCAGGCATTCTTCCCGAAGTGCTACAAGACTTGCTGGCTGCCCGAAAGCATGCGCGGGCGATGATGAAGGATGTGCCCATGAACTCGCTTGAGTACAAGGTCCTGAACGGGCGCCAGCTTGCGCTGAAGGTTAGCGCCAACTCTGTGTACGGCTTCACGGGTGCTCAGGTGGGCAAGTTGCCGTGCCTGGAGATcagcgcctccgtcacgGCGTATGGCCGGCAGATGATTGACAGGACGAAGAACCTCGTTGAGGAGCTATACcccggcgcgcgtgtgctgtaCGGCGATACTGACTCTGTGATGGTGAAGTGTGTCACCAACGAGAAGGCGAGCGACAAGGAGCGCTTGCAGGCGGCCATGGATTTCGGcatcgaggcggcggagaaggTGTCCAGCAATTTCCTCAACCCCATCAAGCTCGAATTTGAGAAGGTGTACTTTCCGTACCTACTCATGAACAAGAAACGTTACGCCGGCTTGCTGTGGACGAACACGGATCGATTCGACAAGCTGGATGCCAAGGGTATCGAGACTGTACGCCGAGACAACTGCCCTCTAGTCGCACGCATGGTGTCCGGCGTGCTGAACCGCATTCTCATTCACCGCTCCGTCGAGAGCGCTGTCGAGTTTGTGAAAGGCACGATCAGCGACCTGCTGCTAAACCGACTCGACATATCGAACTTGGTGATCACCAAGGCTTTCTCCAAGGCAGAGGATGAGTATGCCGGTGCCCAGGCACACATCGCCCTGGTGGAGCGCATGCGGCAGCGAGACCCCGCCTCAGCGCCGACTATTGGCGACCGTGTGGCGTACGTTATTATTAAGGCAGCGAAAGGTGCCAAGGCGTACGAGCGAAGCGAGGACCCCATCTACGTGCTCGACAACAATATCCCAATCGACACACAGTACTATCTCGAGCATCAGCTGGCTCCGCCGATTCTGCGCGTGTTCGAAGGTGTACTGGACGACCCCAGTGTGCTCATCAAAGGAGACCACACACGCCACATCGCCATCTCCGCCCCGAGCAAGAATGCCGGCGGGTTGATGAGGTTTGTGAAGATTCAGCTGCAGTGCATCTCGTGCCGCGCCGTCATCAAAGCAGGCGCCTTGTGCGACAACTGCCAAGACAAGGCACCTGAGGTGTATGGCAAGATTGTAGCGAAGCGCAACCATTACGAAGCAATTTACTCGCAGGTGTGGACGCAGTGCCAGCAGTGTCAGGGGTCGCTGAATCAAGAGGTGATCTGCTCTAGCCGCGACTGTCCGGTGTTCTACATGCGCAAGAAGGTGCAGAAGGATCTGCACGAACAGCAGGTGCTCCTGGATCGTTTTGGTGTTGTGGACGACTGGTAAATAGCAGTTTTGAAGACACAAGGGTGATTGCTTTCGGTGCCTTTGTGCTGAAACTTCTTCTGCCGCCTTTTACTTGATACTTCCACGCCTGGATGAAAGGGGTGCACCTCAGTGCGCGGTATCCATGACCCTGTGCCCGCCCTGTGCGGGGGAGAAGCCAGGCAGAGcccctatcccctgccaatgccgcgccgcatctggtggtggcagggtcaagcgcctgcgacgtgggggCGGGGTccgagcgatgcatcgctgctgatgccggcggccaggtcgtgggtggcgctgcgtcggagcggcctgcgactGTGCACCGGGTTGCGCCGTGCATGCTATATGGGCGGGgtgtcagcgcgactcgacTGCAGCCCGCCCGGCCCTCGCTGGCTCctggtgtgtggcgcctgGGCCGCCCCGAGGGGTGCGccgggtggcggccggcatgatATGAGCGGCTGCGGGGCTGCCCGCGTAGAGGAGGCTGGTGGAGGTTGAGGCAGGGCCCGTGCTGAgatggctgcgtcggcgcatggctgtgatgcgtgtgcccagcgctgcttcgcaccacgcgatggggcctgtgacggCCCGGGGCACGGTGGAAAAAAGGTAAATGCTGTCATACATGTTCAGTAAGCGTGCTGTCCAGCTTGGCTGAGCATCTTTTTAcgcatagagagagaggagagcgtcATCCGCAATGGGGCTGGGGAGCGGGATGTACAACGTGTAGGTTGCGGGCGCGGCTTTTCGTATTGTGTTCCCCGTCGGGTACATGTTTGGGTTCGTTTGTCTCGAGGTTGGTGCCCGGTGTGTCTCGCTCTGTGCGCATATGTAAACAAGAAGCGCACTCGTGTGTCAGGGTTAGGGTGCGTGCGCATATGTGTGTTTAGTGGGTGcttgggtgtgtgtgggcagtCGAAGAAGGGCAAACGTTGTTTGAATATGTCGATCTGCGGCGTTTGCCCTCATAGAGGAGACGGTGAAGGGAAAAATAAATGAAGCAGGCTGCAAGTGTAGGCACTCGTTCACAACGAAGCAAACGggaaaaaacgaaaaggggCGGAGGCTGGGGCGGAACGATGCATATCCGCTGTGTACCGGAGGACATCTGTTTTCCCACTTTCACCACCTTAGCAGGTGATGATGAGATTCTAGTACTGACCCTCATGAGGAGAGTGCACGGAGTTCAGTGATGCGACGGGCTTTGTATGCCCTTCTATTTTTTCTCTGCACCTTCCAACCTTCCTCGCTTGCCGTCGATGCCTCTCTTTCATATTTCTGCCCACTGTTTggggtgtttgtgtgcgtgcgcgtgtgtgggccgGTTCCTCGGAACGCTGAGCGCAAGTGGTGTTTTGAAAGGTGAGGACACTCAGAAGGGAGATAGATCAAGGCGACCCCGCCCACATACATTAGTGAAGAAAGGGTTCCTTACCCAGTGCACCCATCCACGCCCAAGCACGCACATGTGCGTACGCTGCCCTTTGCTAGAACCtattctttttttgttgttgtggtTCCGCATACAGTGAGACCCGCATTAAGCACATTAATCCCCCTCACCAACGTATTGTATACAACAGCCACAGCAGTCTTCCACTCGTGCTCTTTGCCGGCATCATTGTCCTTTCACGCACCCTCGATTTCCCGGCGGcaagatggcggcggcgattgTGCGCAGGATCCGCATACGGCAAGACCTGCGTACCACGTCGGCGTTTGAGCGAGACATGAATGACATGGTGGCACAGGACTTATACGAGCAAATTCTCCTCAGTAGCAttcgcagcggcagcgacccGAATGCAAAGGCAGTGGTCGAGGTGTACGAGGGCTACGTGGAGCCGAGCTACGACCCGGTGAAGGGCGCGAGCGTGGCTGCGAGCCATCGACAGGCCATTCAGGAGATCTACAAGGAGCGCGAAGTTATCATCCGCACCCTGCGCTCCTCAGAGGAGCACCGCGAGCTTTCTGCCTTCGACCGGCTTCTGCGAGAGACCGAGTTCTACACCGGCGTTCGGGAGTGGACGGGGGCATCGGCGCGCGGCCCGCGCAGTCGACTGTACCGTCACTCCAGGCACGACAACGAGGAGGATTCGACCGGGTTCGACATGATGCACCTGACGGAGACGCCGTCCTACATCCGCGGAAAGCTGCGCCCGTATCAGATCGAGGGCGTGAACTGGTTGCTCAGCCTCTTCTCGCGCGGCGTGAATGGGATTTTGGCAGATGAGATGGGGCTGGGCAAAACCTTCCAGACCATCGCCACTATCGCGTACCTCAAGTTCACTTTAGGGATGCCGGGCCCGCACCTGGTCGTGTGCCCGAAGTCTGTGATGGGGAACTGGTACCGCGAGTTCAAGCACTGGTGCCCTGGGCTCTTGGTGTACAAGTTCCACGCCTCTAGCGATATTCGGCCAAGCATCGTCAAGGCTCACTTGCACCCTACCGATCGCATCAAGTACGACGTCATTGTGACGACCTTTGAGATGGTTCTGGATGAGCTCAACTTGTTTAAGCGCATTGCGTGGCAGTACTTGATCGTCGATGAGGCTCATAAGCTGAAGAACGAGGAGGGGCGTGCCCATACGGCGCTGGACTCCCTGCACACGTCGCACCGACTCATTATCACCGGCACGCCTCTGCAAAACAACCTCAAAGAGCTatgggcgctgctgcacttCCTGGCACCACGCTTGTTCAGCGACTCTGAATCCTTCGACACGTGGTTCGACACCGCGTCGGGCCAGCAGGACGCCAACGTCATGTCAAACCTGCACAAGATCCTCGCTCCCCTCATGATTCGTCGTCTCAAGGCTGATGTGAGCACTGGCATTCCGCCAAAGAAGGAGATTTACGTGTCGTGCCAGCTCTCCAAGAAACAAAGAGAGTGGTACATGAACGTCCTTGCGAAGGACGCCGAGGTGCTGAACAAGGCTGGCGGCAGTGTTGCCTCTCTGACGAATGCCATGATGAGTCTTCGAAAAGTGATCAATCACCCTTACCTTatggacggcggcgaggaggggccTCCGTTCGTCACGGATGAAAAGTTGGTGAGAACGAGTGGCAAGATGATCATTCTGGACAAGCTGCTGCACCGATTGAGGGCTGATGTGCAGGGCAAGCACAAGGTGCTCATCTTCTCTCAGTTCACCTCGATGCTTAACATTTTGGAGGACTACTGCAACATGCGCGGCTTCATGTACTGTCGCATCGATGGCAACACCAGCGGCTACGACAGAGATTCCCAGATGGCATCTTTCAACTCCCCCTCGAGCGACTATTTCATTTTTCTGCTATCCACCCGCGCTGGCGGTCTCGGCATCAACCTTCAGGCTGCGAATCACGTCATTCTGTACGACTCCGACTGGAACCCGCAGATGGACTTGCAGGCGCAAGATCGCGCGCATCGCATCGGCCAGAAACGTAGCGTCCGCGTCTACCGCTTCGTCACGGACGGTACGCTGGAAGAGAAGATGTACCGCCGAGCTCTAAAGAAGCTCTACCTggatgcggtggtggtgcagcagggcCGACTGCAGTCGAAGGCGACGAATCAGGCCTccaaggaggagctgctgtccATGATCAAGTTTGGCGCCGAGGAGATTTTTAAAACACGTCACGAGGACGTTACGGAGGCCGATATCGATCGTCTACTCGATGAGGGAGAGACGATCTCGAACCAGCTGACGAGCGAAGCcaagcagcaggtgcagatGTCCCTCGCCAGCTTTCAGCtcggtgcggaggaggcgaatATTTACGACTTTGAGGGCGTAAGCTACAAAACCGGCGCAGAGTCGCGGATTTTGCACGTCAGGCTGAGCTCGCCGGTGAGCCAAGGGGAGTTGCAGGCACAGTGCTCGCAGCATGGAGAGGTGATCAAGGCCGTTCTGCACCCCAACCTGAGGGAGGCGTTGGTGTACTTCCGCTCAACCAGTGGGGCCATGGAGGCCAAGGCGAAGCTGCCCTACGAATCGGCCTTCGCTAGCCGAGACTCGCAGACAGTGGTGTCAAGTGACATGATTGCGGAGTGCATCGGCGTGGGCGAGAAACTGGGCCGCGGCCATCGCATGCGTGGACCGGTGCAGCTCTTCACCGAGGCGGATGTAGAGTCTATGCAGAAGAAGGTAACCAAGGGACCGCCGCTGAAGCTGCCGAAGCTCCCCAAGTTTCACCCGTACCAGCTGTACAACGCGAAGCGGCTGACGGAGCTGCACAACACGGAGGTGGCGCTGATGGTACGCAACTGGAAGCGCAAGTacgaggagaagagcgacgCGCAGAAGAGCAAGGAGAACAACGAGGAGGCTGGCGACGAGGCCGAGGACGAAGACGAGCTCCTGACCGAGGTGGAGCaagaggagcgagagcggcTGATGAGCGAGGGCTTCCCGACCTGGACCTTCTACGAGTACCGCTCGGTAGTGTCAGCCCTTACCAGCGGAAAGATGGATCTCACCGACTACActgccatcgctgctgcagtgggtGGAACCAAGACGGTGGGCGAGGTGCGTGACTACGTGGTTGCCCTGCTGGAGCGTGGTGAGCAGTGCATCAAGAAATTCGCCCTCGTGGAGGAGCGCATCAAGAAGGCGAGGGTGAGGCGCGAAGCGAAAGAGAACGTCTTCAAAGCTGCCAAGTGGAAGGTGGAGACGTGCGAGCACCCAGAGAAGGAGCTCACCTTTAAGGCGCGCGGCAACGTAGCACTTGATCGGGAGATCTTTCTCATGGCCTACGAGACTGGGTTCAAGGCGAACAACACGAGCGAGCTGGTGCGTACTCGCCCCCAGCACATCTTCAATGTCTGGTATCAGTCCCGCCCTGACGGTTTCTTTAGCAAGCGTTTGCACACGTTGATGAAGTCAGTGCAACGGGAGTGGGAGAAGCCGGCGGAGGATGACGGCGCCATGCCAAGTAAgagtcgccgtcgcctgGAGATTTGAGCGCATTGCTTTCTTTCCTTCATGATTGCGTTCCGTTGCATCGCTGGCAATCGTCGAGACTCGGACACCGGTCTtcagctgcgtcgccggcgtCTGATGACACGCACCGATGCTGGACTGCATTCGCGATGCCACGCCCGTCTCAACCCTCCCTCATTCCTCCCTCCTTTATTTACCTGGCGCTTTACAAGACGCGGAAGTTATCAAACAGTgaagcgcagagagagagggagaagtaTTGGGGTTAGGGTAGGCTCCCACATGACAGTGCTTGGCatccgcgtgcgtgcgtgcgtgcgtgcgtgtgtgtgtgtgaggcaACAAGTGGGAGAGGCTTTGTGTACTGTGCGTTTACCCGCGCTGTTTTTGTGCTTCTTTCTTTCCTCTCTGACGTGGCAGAATTCACCTCCTCTGTTTCCCTTCTCGCTTTGTACCCTTGCAACGGAGTACATGCTACGGTACAGGGGCGCGGAGGAGGGATGGAGGACGCCAACGTCTAACTTCTCTtcccctgcccccctcctccccgcctcccacTGAGAACAGAAGAAACAAACAAAGCGCTGGTCTTGTCGGGGTGGTGACCATGCGAGTACATGGCGGTGCTTCTTCCATTGTGCGGCGTCGCGCATCcgtccacctccttctctcctgcCCAGgctccttcttttttttcgcacACGCGTCAGTCACGGGCGCCTGATGgctcttctccctcacccccaccccaccggCATCTCATTGCGAAAGagtgctgccgctctcttgtagaggagagcgggggggtgggtgggctcTCAGCTGCTTCTGTCGGGGCAGCTTCTGGCCGCGACGTACgggtgtatatatatgtgtgtgtgaggcggAGTAGATCTCTTTTACTCCCTCTTCTGTTGGGGAGAGTGTCAACTGGTTTTAGCCATCTTGTCTGTGAGTTCCAGTCGGTCCCACCCCGACCAGTGGCCCCCCCATCATGTCCGCGACCGCGTGAGGCATGACggatggggaggggcggggccTGGAGTTTAGTGGAAGGCATGCAAAGGAAAAGCACCAATACCGTGGAAGTGGAATACAGAGTTCAGCTCCCTCCCTTAGGCCTTCCTGGCGATGTCTAGCGCCTTTGCGACACCATCCCCCGTTCGACTAGAAAATGGGGATGGGGCCCATCAACTGGATAGCTTACcttcctctctttccctttctccctGCTCTCCCGCTAGTGAGGGCGGGGAATATTCACATacttgctctctctcctctgcgccTTTGTTTTTATTTTCCTGCAGCTCAGCTGCCGTTATGCTACGTGGCGAAAGAGCGTGTTGACAAGCAGCTGTGCAGCGTGGACGAGAACGTCGTTGGGCTTTATGGAGAGTGCCATAGCACAAAGCGGAAAAGTCGGCGCTCTCCCGATTGCACCGAAGAGAGGGGCGATTTCATCACCTTGACGTCATCAGCACACAGTTGCGCAGCGGAGGCAAACTCCTCTTGCCCTGGTATACTTGTTGAGCGCAAACCGCAGAAGCCTGCTCTCACACTAGTCCCACCGCACAACTCCTCTTTGGTGCTGATTCCCTCTTTTTCTCGTCATGCGCCAGGTGTGTATTCGTGATGTCCCCTCGTCATATTTAtcgttctctctcgctttcttatattctttctctcctcttttCGTTCTTCTGTGCGTCTCACCGTTTCGTCTCCCCTGTTTTCACGCTGCACCTGATACTTTCCGTCTGATGGTGGTGGTTTTGGGTGATGCCACCTCCATAACCACCAACGCGGCGTTTTTCTCCACACTTCTGCCATGTTCCCCgctcacacccacacccacacacacacatacaccaaCCCACGCTTAATCTAAACGAGGTTTCTCCCCTGCAGGTTCGTGGAAGGAAGGGACGATCAAGCAAAGCAAACACACTTGACAACCCCTCAAAACCCACCAACCCACAAAGAAGGTGCTAGAGTCGCTCATCTCCACTTCTTCTCGTAGCCGATTCCGCCGCTACTGCTGTGTTGGCGATACAGCGTTACTCTCTGATTTATCTTAGTATTGGACTCAGTGCTCACAGTGCTgcgtcgctctctccttcccctctccctccatctGGTTTAAGACTTCTGCCGCTTTGATTTATTGATTATCTTGCTGCGTCCTCTCTTTTACTTGTGTCTTGGCGTCTGTGCTGCTTCATCACTGACTCCTATCATCCGCTGgctcgccccccctcctcctccccccttcccttccccttcccttctctctttgtTACTTAGACTGGGGACTCGCTCTTGTTCGTCGTTGTGCTATTCtgcgtgtgtccgtgtgcgcgtcgacGAGATTGCTGTGCTTTTCCTATACCTCCCCTTTGTCAGCTGCGGGTTgccatttcttttttttttgcgtaCTGTTGTGTTGGATTgagctgtgtgtgcgtgtgtggattTCGATTGTCTCATCTCGctagaggagggggggataCGCTCGCCGAAGGATTGTCGTGCggccttctttttttccttttgcttCATTCACCTGTCGCGTACACAGAAAGTAgagagcagcatcagcagcaggtACGCATTGGGCATGCCTAgcaagaaaggaaaaagaaaggaagACGAGCACCACTTCCCGCATCCACCCCCCTGCCACAACGAtcgaaacacacacacgcacacacgcacacaggcgtgTTGGCACTTCTAATTGTAGccctatatatatatatgtatgcatgcgggtgtgtgagtgtgtgtgtgtgtgcaggtgtACATGTACCTCGCCAAATTGTAGAAGGTAAAACCGGTTTTGCACTTGTTTAACCTGCTCATCTCTTTGCCCTGCCCCCAAATCCACGTTCCGCACGCGCTTTTTgacttctctcttttttttttcggtgtTCGTTCCACGTTGCCATTTTCGAACGAACTGGGTTTCCTTACGTTTTATTGTTACTGTATCTTCCGCGTGGAAGTTTCTAACGGACACTTGGCGCAGCCACTTTTTGTATCGACTCTGCCATTTTATACACAAGCCCACGGAGAATTACTCGAGCTGACTTTGGATTGTCACTGTTTCTGTCCAGGCGTGCTGCACCCAACACCTTGTTagtgggggcgggggagggggcaccaAGCTTGTGTTGCACGCGAACCTGgcctgtatgtgtgtgtgtgcgttaTCTAGCACCCCCTGAGCCTATTCAACAGCCATCTCACCGTGCGCACGTGGCGCCATCTGTTTCACCTCTTTTTGTTCTGCTGAGCCCTGCGCGTCGACGTGTTCTCTCGTTTGTGTTGTGCACTTTATCGCTTTGCACTGTCCGATATCTGACCTTTACTCGTTGCTGCGACAGATTTTGTTCGTTTTTCTTGCTCGATAGGCACCAGATATGTCCAAGGAGGCGGCCAAGACTCCGAGGGAGGATGGCGGCATGGAGAGGAAGGGTGACGGCAAGGCATCGAAGAAGCTGATCGGCGGTCACATCGAGCTCGGCCACGTGCTCGGCGTTGGCGGTTTTGGCAAGGTCTACAACGCGTACGATGTGACAAAGAAGGTGCATGTGGCAGTGAAGATGATTAACaaggcgctggtgcgcagcagcggcatccagTCCTACGTGGAGCGCGAAATCGAAATGATGCGCAAGATGAAGAACCAACATGTGGTGCGTCTTCTGGAGGCCATCGAGACGTCCAAGGCGTACAACCTTGTCATGGAGCTGGCCCCGAACGGGGAGCTTTTCGACAAAATTGTGGACTCAAAACGCTTCGACGAGGAAACAGCGCGCAACTACTTCCAGCAGCTCATTTGCGCCGTGCACTACTGCCACCGCATGAACATCGTCCACCGTGATCTGAAGGCTGAGAACTTGCTGCTCGGTGAGAACAACGTGCTAAAGGTGTGCGACTTTGGACTCTCCCGCTACACGAAGGAGGGCCGTTTCAACGACCACGAGGTGCTCTTTACCTCTCTGGCAGGCAGTATTGATTACCAGGCACCCGAGGTGCTCAAGGAGCGGGGATATGAGGGGGATTCGTGCGACATGTGGAGCTGTGGCTGCGTCCTCTTCTTCATGCTCTGCGGCTACCTTCCCTTCACGGACCGCTCAGACGGACTCACACGCAAGCGTATTATGAGCTGCCAATACAATAGGACAAGTCGCTATCTCCCAGAGCAGGCTGCCGATCTCATCGCTCACCTGCTagtccccttcccctccgccCGCTATACGACCGCGGATGTGATTCAGCACCCATGGTTCCGTGTCAACCTCGATCCCAGCATGTTCCCTGACGACAATGTGGTACCAACACCGATGAGCCCActtggcagcggcgagtTCATTCAGCGCGTCATCACCCCTCAGCTCAGCACCGGTAGCTTTGGTGCGGCCCCGTCACCCACCACCAGCAAGGCAGACGAGATGCACCAGGCATTCCAGAGCTGCAACATCACGGGTGACGGCTTCCTCaacaaggaggaggtgcgcgacgCCCTCATAAAGCTCAATGACGGTAATCAGGTGACGGAGCAGGAGGTGAAGGATTTCATGAGCAACTTCCAGGTGGACCAGGAGGGCCGCATTACGGAGGAAGAATTTGTGATGGGGTGGACAAAGCACCAGAACAACCTTGGCTCAAAGTACGACCTCTCCAAGATGGCACACCTGTTCCACTACGACTTAGAAAAGGAGTTCCTGCAAGTAGTGCGCCAGGCCTTCGATTCGATCGACTCCGAGCACTCGGGCATCATCACCAAGGAGAAACTCAAGAGCTTGAACTTGGGCCTGACCGACAAAGATGCTGAGTCTGCATTCTCTTCGGTGGACACGGAGCACAAGGGCCTTTCCTCCCTTACTTTCGAGGGCTTCGTGTGCCTCTGCTTGAAGTACGACTTCTTCAAGAACCACCCACTCGCCA includes:
- a CDS encoding putative DNA polymerase delta catalytic subunit produces the protein MSSSALSQWKSVARLPLPASYLDKELCFQLLDCCQTKGNPDETVSRVRHSEVPVVRLYGVTAEGFSVLVHCYNYEPYLWIEAPPNWVDVHSQGLMRELNNQLSNQTRLQDTVVRVEAHQRRSLMYFKGGQLVPHLKIVVQLPQHIPKLRSLLCDRGVSCPGVWDGTRIFQTFESNVIFPLRFLVDNDIGGSNWLTLTYGKFFACSAKTSTCQIEVACSHEDVQNHEPLGDYLSIAPFRILSIDIECQGRKGLFPEPEHDPVIQIANHCVEYGHESEPLTKTIFTLKSCAPIAGAQVLSYETEAEMLLAWATFMKALDPDILTGYNICNFDFPYLLNRAAALKASDAFHYWGRQVHERTVARDKKFQSKQMGNREYTELTLEGRIIMDAMVVIQRDYKLRSYSLNSVSQNFLGEQKEDVHHSIISDLQHGDEETRRRLAVYCLKDAFLPVKLLDRLMCIVNNVEMARVTGVPVGWLLERGQQIKVFSMLLRKAQKKKLVVPTVEYTGGSDRGYEGATVIDPIKGFYNCPVATLDFASLYPSIIIAHNLCYSTLVRPADARLYPEDSLDRSPTSDIFVKKEVFPGILPEVLQDLLAARKHARAMMKDVPMNSLEYKVLNGRQLALKVSANSVYGFTGAQVGKLPCLEISASVTAYGRQMIDRTKNLVEELYPGARVLYGDTDSVMVKCVTNEKASDKERLQAAMDFGIEAAEKVSSNFLNPIKLEFEKVYFPYLLMNKKRYAGLLWTNTDRFDKLDAKGIETVRRDNCPLVARMVSGVLNRILIHRSVESAVEFVKGTISDLLLNRLDISNLVITKAFSKAEDEYAGAQAHIALVERMRQRDPASAPTIGDRVAYVIIKAAKGAKAYERSEDPIYVLDNNIPIDTQYYLEHQLAPPILRVFEGVLDDPSVLIKGDHTRHIAISAPSKNAGGLMRFVKIQLQCISCRAVIKAGALCDNCQDKAPEVYGKIVAKRNHYEAIYSQVWTQCQQCQGSLNQEVICSSRDCPVFYMRKKVQKDLHEQQVLLDRFGVVDDW
- a CDS encoding putative DNA-dependent ATPase translates to MAAAIVRRIRIRQDLRTTSAFERDMNDMVAQDLYEQILLSSIRSGSDPNAKAVVEVYEGYVEPSYDPVKGASVAASHRQAIQEIYKEREVIIRTLRSSEEHRELSAFDRLLRETEFYTGVREWTGASARGPRSRLYRHSRHDNEEDSTGFDMMHLTETPSYIRGKLRPYQIEGVNWLLSLFSRGVNGILADEMGLGKTFQTIATIAYLKFTLGMPGPHLVVCPKSVMGNWYREFKHWCPGLLVYKFHASSDIRPSIVKAHLHPTDRIKYDVIVTTFEMVLDELNLFKRIAWQYLIVDEAHKLKNEEGRAHTALDSLHTSHRLIITGTPLQNNLKELWALLHFLAPRLFSDSESFDTWFDTASGQQDANVMSNLHKILAPLMIRRLKADVSTGIPPKKEIYVSCQLSKKQREWYMNVLAKDAEVLNKAGGSVASLTNAMMSLRKVINHPYLMDGGEEGPPFVTDEKLVRTSGKMIILDKLLHRLRADVQGKHKVLIFSQFTSMLNILEDYCNMRGFMYCRIDGNTSGYDRDSQMASFNSPSSDYFIFLLSTRAGGLGINLQAANHVILYDSDWNPQMDLQAQDRAHRIGQKRSVRVYRFVTDGTLEEKMYRRALKKLYLDAVVVQQGRLQSKATNQASKEELLSMIKFGAEEIFKTRHEDVTEADIDRLLDEGETISNQLTSEAKQQVQMSLASFQLGAEEANIYDFEGVSYKTGAESRILHVRLSSPVSQGELQAQCSQHGEVIKAVLHPNLREALVYFRSTSGAMEAKAKLPYESAFASRDSQTVVSSDMIAECIGVGEKLGRGHRMRGPVQLFTEADVESMQKKVTKGPPLKLPKLPKFHPYQLYNAKRLTELHNTEVALMVRNWKRKYEEKSDAQKSKENNEEAGDEAEDEDELLTEVEQEERERLMSEGFPTWTFYEYRSVVSALTSGKMDLTDYTAIAAAVGGTKTVGEVRDYVVALLERGEQCIKKFALVEERIKKARVRREAKENVFKAAKWKVETCEHPEKELTFKARGNVALDREIFLMAYETGFKANNTSELVRTRPQHIFNVWYQSRPDGFFSKRLHTLMKSVQREWEKPAEDDGAMPSKSRRRLEI
- a CDS encoding putative protein kinase, translating into MSKEAAKTPREDGGMERKGDGKASKKLIGGHIELGHVLGVGGFGKVYNAYDVTKKVHVAVKMINKALVRSSGIQSYVEREIEMMRKMKNQHVVRLLEAIETSKAYNLVMELAPNGELFDKIVDSKRFDEETARNYFQQLICAVHYCHRMNIVHRDLKAENLLLGENNVLKVCDFGLSRYTKEGRFNDHEVLFTSLAGSIDYQAPEVLKERGYEGDSCDMWSCGCVLFFMLCGYLPFTDRSDGLTRKRIMSCQYNRTSRYLPEQAADLIAHLLVPFPSARYTTADVIQHPWFRVNLDPSMFPDDNVVPTPMSPLGSGEFIQRVITPQLSTGSFGAAPSPTTSKADEMHQAFQSCNITGDGFLNKEEVRDALIKLNDGNQVTEQEVKDFMSNFQVDQEGRITEEEFVMGWTKHQNNLGSKYDLSKMAHLFHYDLEKEFLQVVRQAFDSIDSEHSGIITKEKLKSLNLGLTDKDAESAFSSVDTEHKGLSSLTFEGFVCLCLKYDFFKNHPLAIRLRRLNAFFEATEHAAFRASLNTGYTVAGQREVIKALLLSKQESLSTTFEEGDGNGFLYGTYTQDSKKVLEIGVRLLPAAAGYTKVIVYRIGGKTIEFHKWFLDLRRLMKDELLRCEEDTAVKGEPELM